One genomic segment of Mesoterricola silvestris includes these proteins:
- a CDS encoding NADP-dependent oxidoreductase, which yields MKALTFNRYGKAPGIGFTDVPVPTLRSDELLVQIHAAGLNPIDNLIPTGMFKPVLHFQLPATLGSDLAGVVVEVGSGVTRFKPGDEVFASIFDLGTGSIAEFAAVPERAAALKPANLDFVQAASIPMVGLTSWQALKERVHLREGQKVFIPAGSGGIGTFAIQLAKFLGAQVGTTTSTGNVERVRRLGADEVVDYKNQAFEKALRDYDAVIGTVRGDALEKSIGILKPGGQIVSLIGPLDAAFARARRLNFVLKWVFGLMSRKFMRLAKKQGVAYSFLFVRPDGTQLAEIGELLTAERIQPVIDNVFSFEQAKEALNYLAQGHSKGKVVVTIR from the coding sequence ATGAAAGCACTCACCTTCAATCGCTACGGAAAAGCACCCGGGATCGGCTTCACGGACGTCCCAGTTCCAACCTTGAGGTCCGACGAGCTGCTGGTTCAAATCCATGCAGCGGGCCTGAATCCCATCGACAACCTGATTCCCACCGGGATGTTCAAGCCTGTTCTGCATTTCCAACTTCCGGCCACGCTGGGCAGCGATCTGGCCGGCGTGGTGGTCGAGGTGGGCAGTGGTGTGACGCGATTCAAGCCAGGGGATGAGGTCTTCGCGAGCATCTTCGACCTTGGCACCGGGTCGATCGCCGAATTCGCGGCGGTGCCGGAGCGCGCCGCCGCGCTGAAACCCGCAAATCTCGACTTCGTGCAGGCAGCTTCCATCCCGATGGTCGGGCTAACCTCGTGGCAGGCGCTGAAGGAACGGGTCCACCTGCGCGAGGGCCAGAAGGTGTTCATTCCGGCTGGATCCGGAGGCATCGGAACCTTTGCGATCCAGTTGGCCAAGTTCCTGGGTGCCCAGGTGGGAACGACCACCAGCACGGGAAACGTCGAACGGGTGCGTCGCCTGGGCGCGGACGAGGTGGTCGACTACAAGAACCAGGCATTCGAAAAGGCGCTGCGCGACTATGACGCGGTGATTGGCACGGTCAGGGGCGACGCGCTTGAGAAATCCATCGGGATCCTCAAGCCGGGGGGCCAGATCGTCTCGCTCATCGGGCCTCTGGACGCCGCGTTTGCTCGCGCCCGGCGGCTGAATTTCGTCCTGAAGTGGGTATTCGGGTTGATGAGCCGCAAGTTCATGCGGCTCGCGAAAAAACAGGGTGTCGCCTACTCATTCCTTTTCGTGCGTCCCGATGGCACTCAACTCGCCGAGATCGGCGAGCTCCTCACGGCGGAACGCATCCAGCCGGTGATCGACAACGTGTTTTCCTTCGAGCAGGCAAAGGAGGCTCTCAATTACCTTGCCCAAGGCCATTCCAAGGGCAAGGTCGTCGTCACGATCCGATAG
- a CDS encoding winged helix-turn-helix transcriptional regulator, with the protein MNNKNCPPDPCPIARSVSFAGDAWCLLILRDAHAGLTRFDQFRKSLGIAPTMLTRRLATLTEEGLLEKRRYSEHPPREEYLLTAAGRDFLPVLFMIGEWGRKYRGGGKLIRFLDGETGTEIKAVAVDEVTGAKIGTRAIRMSTPDAD; encoded by the coding sequence ATGAACAACAAAAATTGCCCTCCCGACCCCTGCCCCATCGCCCGGAGCGTGTCCTTTGCCGGCGACGCGTGGTGCCTTCTCATCCTGCGGGACGCCCATGCCGGCCTCACGCGCTTCGACCAATTCCGGAAGAGCCTGGGCATTGCGCCGACGATGCTGACCCGGCGCCTGGCGACCTTGACCGAGGAGGGATTGCTTGAAAAGAGGCGCTACTCGGAGCACCCACCGCGAGAGGAGTATCTGTTGACCGCTGCCGGCCGCGATTTTCTGCCGGTGCTGTTCATGATTGGCGAATGGGGGCGCAAATACAGGGGTGGCGGCAAGTTGATTCGATTTCTGGATGGTGAGACGGGGACGGAAATCAAGGCCGTCGCCGTGGATGAAGTCACCGGAGCGAAGATCGGGACCCGCGCGATCCGCATGTCCACGCCGGACGCGGACTAG
- a CDS encoding ester cyclase, with product MSHETNKAVVRRFNEEVIVKGDRRAFEALMDADFVNRSAPQGMPNGPESMWSTFQNVLRPALAGLEVTIHSQIAEGDLVTTRKTVSGTHAGTLMGIEATGRPVTIDVIDIVRIQDGRYVEHWGINTLAGVLSQLRS from the coding sequence GTGTCCCACGAAACCAACAAGGCCGTCGTTCGCCGATTCAACGAGGAGGTGATCGTCAAGGGAGACCGGCGCGCCTTCGAAGCCCTCATGGACGCGGATTTCGTGAACCGGTCCGCACCTCAGGGCATGCCCAACGGTCCTGAAAGCATGTGGAGCACGTTCCAGAACGTGCTTCGCCCGGCCCTGGCCGGATTGGAGGTGACGATCCATTCCCAGATAGCCGAAGGTGACCTGGTCACCACCCGGAAGACGGTCAGCGGCACCCATGCCGGAACGCTGATGGGCATCGAGGCGACGGGGCGCCCCGTAACCATCGATGTCATCGACATCGTTCGCATCCAGGATGGGCGGTATGTCGAGCACTGGGGCATCAACACCCTGGCCGGCGTCCTTTCGCAGCTCAGAAGCTAG
- a CDS encoding ATP-binding protein, with product MERVQPNPYLTVPNRDIPGPGAARLTLINPAYMTRLAFETLQDTFHQPIQNRITSLLPINPHNAPNAWERAALQSFEAGATEAVQVQELDHKPYLFLMKPFITEASCLRCHGGQGYKVGDVRGAISIAIPLQPYQTLAAASIRNQAYSYSLIWGLGCCGLLVSARRRNRQQERMAGIFEESPVAQCLSDFGTGRFLQVNAAFLDVMRTVDRKRLVGRTSLEIGILLPEDRQRLKDALREKTWVERFQTPLRRLDGEAFQGELSLKRYEVDGVPYLLTSLVDVTERVQAAQDRIRLQDQLNQAQKMESIGRLAGGVAHDFNNMLSVILANADLALGNERLTPEFKRAFEMVRMAATRSADLTRQLLGFARKQAITPELVDLNEVIERVLKMLRRVIGEQITITWMPGRSLWPAHLDPSQIDQVLANLLVNARDAISGEGAVTITTENVVVDEAYCATHIEALPGDYIRISVADTGYGMDRATQEKIFEPFFTTKAEGKGTGLGLAMVYGVVRQNRGFIHVQSELGRGTTFLVYLPRHAGPAADPEDSPQTDVLPRGEETVLLVEDNEILLQSVQDLLRSLGYRVLAAGLPQEALALARSEAGPIHVLLTDLVMPGQNGWDLAQQVKELRPGIKFIFMSGYTAQAEVRQEMHAQGHPYLQKPFSLRDLAGKLREALGA from the coding sequence GTGGAACGGGTCCAGCCCAACCCCTACCTGACCGTGCCCAACCGCGATATCCCGGGTCCCGGCGCAGCCAGGCTCACCCTGATCAACCCGGCCTACATGACCCGGCTCGCGTTCGAGACCCTGCAGGACACGTTCCACCAGCCCATCCAGAACCGGATCACCAGCCTGCTGCCCATCAATCCCCACAACGCGCCCAACGCCTGGGAGCGCGCGGCGCTGCAGAGCTTCGAGGCGGGCGCCACGGAAGCCGTGCAGGTTCAGGAACTGGACCACAAGCCCTACCTGTTCCTCATGAAGCCCTTCATCACGGAAGCCAGCTGCTTGCGCTGCCACGGTGGCCAAGGCTACAAGGTGGGGGATGTGCGCGGTGCGATCAGCATCGCCATTCCCCTGCAGCCCTACCAGACCTTGGCCGCCGCCTCCATCCGCAACCAGGCCTATTCCTACAGCCTGATCTGGGGCCTGGGCTGCTGCGGGCTGCTGGTCTCGGCGCGCCGGCGCAACCGCCAGCAGGAACGCATGGCCGGCATCTTCGAGGAGAGCCCGGTAGCCCAGTGCTTGAGCGATTTCGGAACCGGTCGCTTCTTGCAGGTGAATGCCGCGTTCCTGGACGTGATGCGGACCGTGGACCGGAAACGGCTGGTCGGGCGCACGTCCCTGGAGATCGGCATACTCCTGCCGGAGGACCGGCAGCGGCTCAAGGATGCGCTGCGGGAGAAGACCTGGGTCGAGCGGTTCCAGACGCCCTTGCGCCGACTGGACGGCGAAGCCTTTCAGGGGGAGCTGTCGCTGAAGCGCTACGAGGTCGATGGCGTACCCTACCTGCTCACCAGCCTGGTCGACGTGACGGAGCGAGTCCAGGCGGCCCAGGACCGGATCCGCCTCCAGGACCAGCTGAACCAGGCCCAGAAGATGGAATCCATTGGCAGGCTTGCCGGTGGCGTGGCGCACGATTTCAACAACATGCTGAGCGTGATCCTGGCCAATGCCGACCTGGCCCTGGGCAATGAGCGTCTGACGCCTGAATTCAAGCGCGCCTTCGAAATGGTCCGGATGGCCGCCACGCGCTCGGCGGACCTCACCCGCCAGTTGCTCGGTTTCGCCCGCAAGCAGGCCATCACGCCCGAATTGGTGGACCTGAACGAAGTCATCGAGCGGGTGCTGAAGATGCTCCGCCGGGTCATCGGCGAGCAGATCACCATCACCTGGATGCCCGGCCGCAGCCTCTGGCCCGCCCACCTCGACCCCAGCCAGATCGACCAGGTGCTTGCCAACCTCCTGGTCAACGCCCGGGACGCCATCTCCGGCGAAGGCGCGGTCACCATCACCACCGAGAACGTGGTGGTGGACGAAGCCTACTGCGCCACCCACATCGAGGCCCTGCCGGGGGACTACATCAGGATTTCAGTGGCCGACACCGGCTACGGCATGGACCGGGCCACCCAGGAGAAGATCTTCGAGCCGTTCTTCACCACCAAGGCGGAAGGCAAGGGCACCGGGCTGGGCTTGGCCATGGTCTACGGCGTGGTCCGGCAGAACCGCGGGTTCATCCATGTCCAAAGCGAATTGGGGCGAGGCACCACGTTCCTGGTCTACCTGCCCCGCCACGCGGGCCCGGCCGCCGACCCCGAGGACTCCCCCCAAACGGACGTCCTGCCCCGGGGCGAGGAGACCGTGCTGCTCGTGGAGGACAACGAGATCCTCCTGCAGAGCGTCCAGGACCTCCTGCGCAGCCTGGGCTACCGCGTATTGGCCGCGGGCCTGCCCCAGGAGGCCCTGGCCCTCGCCCGGTCCGAAGCGGGCCCAATCCACGTGCTGCTCACCGACCTGGTCATGCCCGGCCAGAACGGCTGGGACTTGGCCCAGCAAGTCAAGGAACTCCGGCCAGGCATCAAATTCATCTTCATGTCCGGCTACACCGCCCAGGCCGAAGTCCGCCAGGAGATGCACGCCCAGGGCCACCCGTACCTGCAGAAGCCCTTCTCCCTGCGGGACCTGGCTGGGAAGCTGAGGGAGGCGCTGGGGGCCTGA